The Mycolicibacterium smegmatis genome has a window encoding:
- a CDS encoding response regulator transcription factor produces the protein MAGQMTLMNEMRDIASIAADMASTDTSVRVRGAIDFLRLEARCDTFLLAYKTPGAKGFDLITSVGYSEPVARYLTSDIQAKPEFTKQFADQTRVWDWDDVPEFYDSYSGAEVLRPEGFTNGFLMVLHDGAGDVVGMCQGNMERPDFTPRNRSTVEAVRPLFTKYVTKLRTRARARLTPREQEILALLRSGLSNAEISDRLYLSPRTVSTHVERVLRKLGVANRVAAAVQATELELLDAGRDAVTPLP, from the coding sequence ATGGCTGGACAGATGACGTTGATGAACGAGATGCGTGACATCGCCTCGATCGCCGCCGACATGGCCTCGACCGACACCTCGGTGCGGGTGCGTGGCGCCATTGACTTCCTGCGGCTCGAGGCACGGTGCGACACGTTCCTGCTCGCGTACAAGACCCCGGGTGCCAAGGGTTTCGACCTGATCACCTCGGTCGGATACTCCGAACCCGTGGCGCGGTATCTGACCTCCGACATCCAGGCAAAGCCCGAGTTCACCAAGCAGTTCGCCGACCAGACGCGGGTCTGGGACTGGGACGACGTCCCCGAGTTCTACGACTCCTACAGCGGTGCCGAGGTTCTGCGCCCGGAAGGGTTCACCAACGGCTTCCTCATGGTCCTGCACGACGGTGCGGGCGACGTGGTCGGGATGTGCCAGGGCAACATGGAGCGCCCCGACTTCACGCCCCGCAACCGCTCAACGGTGGAAGCCGTGCGCCCGTTGTTCACCAAGTACGTGACGAAGCTACGGACACGGGCCCGCGCGAGGTTGACACCGCGAGAGCAGGAGATCCTGGCGCTGCTGCGCAGCGGCCTGTCGAACGCCGAGATCAGCGATCGGCTGTACCTGTCGCCGCGAACCGTGAGCACCCACGTCGAACGCGTGCTGCGCAAGCTCGGCGTGGCCAACCGCGTGGCCGCGGCGGTGCAGGCCACCGAACTCGAACTCCTCGACGCCGGACGTGATGCGGTGACGCCGCTGCCGTAG